A portion of the Chryseobacterium tructae genome contains these proteins:
- a CDS encoding cytochrome-c peroxidase: protein MKNLILILGLLILSSCQGNKEKTETDIPLIPMFTELQNKAKAIFGALPGFVDNKISPISDEKVLLGKALYFDPILSKNGTQSCNTCHNLNTYGVDNKAFSPGDAKGSVGVRNSPSTLNAALHTAQFWDGRAKSLEEQAGKPILNPIEMGIPDENFVIERLKKSEKYQKMFGIAFPKDKSPINWENLTTAIGAFERKLITPSRFDKYIEGDNNALTDKEKHGLQDFIDVGCITCHTGPALGGNSFQKFGVYKEYWKETKSTKIDEGKSVISKNEAEKYMFKVPSLRNVTKTSPYFHDGSVTDLKEVIRIMGKIQLDKELTSEQVDNIYAFFESLKGEVNPELAKAP from the coding sequence ATGAAAAATCTAATTTTAATATTGGGTCTTCTGATATTATCTTCATGCCAGGGAAATAAAGAGAAGACTGAAACCGATATTCCGTTAATCCCTATGTTTACCGAATTGCAAAATAAAGCAAAAGCTATATTTGGTGCTTTACCTGGCTTCGTGGATAATAAAATTAGCCCTATAAGTGACGAAAAAGTACTATTGGGAAAAGCATTGTATTTCGACCCTATTCTTTCAAAGAATGGAACCCAAAGTTGTAATACGTGCCATAATCTAAACACTTACGGAGTGGATAATAAAGCTTTTTCTCCTGGAGATGCTAAAGGTTCTGTAGGAGTAAGGAATTCACCTTCTACCTTGAATGCAGCGCTTCATACAGCACAATTTTGGGACGGAAGAGCAAAGTCTCTTGAAGAACAAGCTGGCAAACCTATTCTAAATCCCATAGAAATGGGAATTCCTGATGAGAATTTTGTTATTGAAAGACTTAAGAAAAGTGAAAAGTATCAAAAAATGTTTGGCATTGCTTTTCCAAAAGATAAGAGTCCTATCAATTGGGAAAATCTTACCACTGCAATTGGAGCATTTGAGAGAAAGCTAATAACTCCTTCCCGTTTTGATAAATACATTGAAGGAGATAATAATGCTTTAACGGATAAAGAAAAACATGGACTTCAAGACTTTATTGATGTGGGATGTATTACTTGTCATACTGGTCCGGCTTTAGGAGGTAATTCTTTTCAGAAATTCGGAGTATATAAAGAATATTGGAAGGAAACTAAAAGTACTAAAATTGATGAAGGCAAGTCGGTTATTAGTAAAAACGAGGCCGAAAAATATATGTTTAAAGTTCCGTCTTTGAGAAATGTTACTAAAACCTCACCTTATTTTCATGATGGGAGCGTTACAGATTTGAAGGAAGTCATCAGGATAATGGGGAAAATACAATTGGATAAAGAATTAACATCAGAACAAGTCGATAATATATATGCTTTTTTTGAATCATTAAAAGGTGAAGTTAATCCTGAATTAGCAAAAGCACCCTAA
- a CDS encoding NAD(P)/FAD-dependent oxidoreductase, with protein MQNKKMDVIIIGGSYSGLSAAMALGRSLRNVLIIDHGKPCNRQTPHSHNFITHDGKTPKEITELARKDIEKYKTVQFYDGKVIRIEKNADVFRVELSSGEEFYAKKIILASGVKDMMPDIPGFSECWGISVIHCPYCHGYEVRNEITGILADGDLAFEFSKLVFNLTKELTLFTNGKTKLTHEQVEKLKQNKINLNEEEIEKIEHENGYIQKVIFKDGSVVPLKALYAKIPFEQNIDVSELGCELTEYRFIKADFMQKTSVPGVFACGDNVTMMRSVANAVAQGNLAGAVVNKELSEEEF; from the coding sequence ATGCAAAACAAAAAAATGGATGTTATTATCATAGGAGGGAGTTACTCCGGATTATCTGCAGCAATGGCATTGGGTAGATCTTTGAGAAATGTGTTGATTATAGATCATGGAAAACCATGTAACAGACAGACTCCACATTCCCATAATTTTATTACTCATGATGGGAAGACTCCAAAAGAAATTACAGAGCTAGCCAGAAAAGATATTGAAAAATATAAGACGGTTCAGTTTTATGATGGTAAAGTGATAAGAATAGAAAAAAATGCAGATGTTTTTCGTGTTGAATTGTCTTCCGGTGAAGAGTTTTATGCTAAAAAAATCATCTTGGCTTCCGGAGTAAAAGATATGATGCCGGATATTCCAGGATTTTCAGAATGTTGGGGGATTTCTGTCATCCATTGTCCTTACTGTCATGGTTATGAAGTAAGAAATGAAATAACAGGCATTTTAGCAGACGGTGACTTAGCTTTTGAATTTTCAAAGTTGGTCTTTAATTTGACAAAAGAGCTCACCTTATTCACTAATGGGAAAACAAAGCTTACCCATGAACAGGTTGAAAAATTAAAACAGAATAAGATCAATCTTAATGAAGAAGAAATAGAGAAGATTGAACATGAAAATGGGTATATTCAAAAAGTAATTTTCAAAGATGGTAGCGTTGTGCCTTTAAAAGCCTTGTATGCAAAAATTCCTTTTGAGCAGAATATTGATGTGTCAGAATTAGGCTGTGAGTTAACAGAATATAGATTTATCAAAGCAGATTTTATGCAGAAAACGTCTGTTCCCGGAGTTTTCGCTTGTGGAGATAATGTAACGATGATGAGGTCTGTAGCCAATGCCGTTGCACAAGGTAATTTAGCAGGAGCTGTTGTGAATAAAGAGCTTTCTGAAGAGGAGTTTTAA
- the glyA gene encoding serine hydroxymethyltransferase, giving the protein MDIIFDLIEKERQRQAHGLELIASENFVSENVMKAMGSVLTNKYAEGYPGKRYYGGCEVVDEVETLAINRAKELFGVNYVNVQPHSGSQANAAIYLAVLKPGDKIMGMDLSMGGHLTHGSAVNFSGIQYEVVSYGVERETGLIDYNQMREVALRERPKMMIAGFSAYSRDLDYAKYREIADEIGATLWADIAHPAGLVAKGLLNSPFEHCHVVTTTTHKTLRGPRGGMIMMGKDFENTYGHKTPKGETKMMSQVLDGAVFPGIQGGPLEHVIAGKAVAFGEALDGQFETYAKQVKANAQALSKAMIDKGFDIVSGGTDNHLMLVDLRNKGVNGKETEKALVLADITCNKNMVPFDDKSPFTTSGIRLGTAAITTRGLKENDMETIAGLISEVVDNIKNEEVLASVRKNVNELMEGKALFNY; this is encoded by the coding sequence ATGGATATTATTTTCGACCTGATTGAAAAGGAAAGACAAAGACAAGCCCATGGGTTAGAACTTATCGCATCAGAAAATTTTGTTTCTGAAAATGTGATGAAAGCAATGGGAAGTGTACTGACAAATAAATATGCTGAAGGCTATCCCGGGAAAAGATATTACGGAGGGTGTGAAGTGGTAGATGAGGTTGAAACATTAGCCATCAACAGAGCAAAAGAACTTTTCGGAGTAAACTATGTGAACGTTCAGCCACATTCCGGATCTCAGGCAAATGCAGCCATTTATCTTGCAGTTTTGAAACCAGGAGATAAAATCATGGGAATGGACCTTTCAATGGGAGGACACCTTACTCATGGTTCTGCAGTGAACTTCTCAGGAATTCAATATGAAGTAGTTTCTTACGGAGTAGAAAGAGAAACTGGCCTTATTGATTACAATCAAATGAGAGAAGTTGCTTTAAGAGAAAGACCAAAAATGATGATTGCAGGATTCTCTGCTTATTCAAGAGACCTTGATTATGCTAAATACAGAGAGATTGCAGACGAAATCGGAGCAACACTTTGGGCTGATATTGCTCACCCTGCAGGTTTAGTAGCTAAAGGATTATTGAATTCACCATTTGAGCACTGTCACGTTGTAACGACTACTACTCACAAGACTTTAAGAGGTCCTAGAGGGGGTATGATCATGATGGGGAAAGACTTTGAAAATACATATGGTCACAAAACTCCAAAAGGAGAAACGAAAATGATGAGCCAGGTATTGGATGGAGCTGTATTCCCAGGAATTCAAGGAGGCCCGTTAGAGCACGTAATTGCTGGTAAAGCAGTAGCATTCGGAGAAGCTTTGGATGGTCAATTCGAAACATATGCAAAACAAGTTAAAGCTAATGCTCAGGCATTATCAAAAGCTATGATCGACAAAGGATTTGATATTGTAAGCGGAGGTACAGATAACCACCTGATGTTGGTTGATCTTAGAAATAAAGGTGTAAACGGTAAAGAAACGGAAAAGGCATTAGTACTTGCTGATATTACATGTAACAAAAACATGGTTCCTTTCGATGACAAATCTCCATTTACAACCTCTGGTATCAGACTAGGTACGGCTGCTATTACAACAAGAGGACTTAAAGAAAACGATATGGAAACTATTGCAGGATTGATTTCTGAAGTAGTGGATAATATCAAAAATGAAGAAGTTCTTGCCTCTGTAAGAAAGAATGTTAATGAATTAATGGAAGGAAAAGCATTATTCAACTATTAA
- a CDS encoding regulatory protein RecX — MDMEKKSFTFDEIKQKLVSYCVYQDRCHAEVEQKMREFLLIDEAKEEIILYLMKENYLNEERFTRSYIRGKFYIKHWGRNKIKMNLKQKQISDKLISMCFDEIYEDDYIKTITRIYEDYSSKQKGLQEYQKKSKTIKYLMSRGFEYEKINDIFD; from the coding sequence ATTGATATGGAAAAGAAATCTTTTACTTTTGATGAAATTAAACAGAAACTGGTAAGCTATTGTGTGTATCAGGATCGATGTCATGCCGAAGTGGAACAGAAAATGAGGGAATTTTTGCTGATTGATGAAGCAAAAGAAGAAATTATTCTTTACCTTATGAAAGAGAATTATCTCAATGAAGAAAGGTTTACGAGAAGTTATATCCGAGGCAAGTTTTACATCAAACATTGGGGGCGAAACAAGATTAAAATGAATCTTAAACAGAAGCAAATCTCTGATAAACTGATCAGTATGTGTTTTGATGAAATATATGAAGACGATTATATCAAAACCATCACAAGGATTTATGAAGATTATTCTTCCAAACAAAAAGGACTTCAGGAATATCAGAAAAAATCAAAGACCATAAAATATTTGATGAGTAGAGGCTTTGAATATGAGAAAATAAATGATATTTTTGACTGA
- a CDS encoding polysaccharide biosynthesis protein, giving the protein MYNSLRKKIFGGDNIVNLSDVRYLPRWIILVIDIIILVISLFLSTYIIEKITQKEFVYHEDKSIVFAFIIMVNTFFMYIFKTYAGIIRHSTFIDLFKLLISCFCTMFVVATINVAYFWTTGGKFILTPYLVLYFVISFMGLFLFRLYVKEFFHIVREYRRSALKKRILVLGIDEQSIAIARAILDNPNLPYQVVGFLTQRTDSKRASLLGKPIYGKEKIENSTKDDLVIDGVIIVKEMMAKDEMNSWVNLFLEKDLNVFKAPSVQKLRDSDLGGSIRNLQIEDLLNRKPIKIENEEVKSRHFGKNVLVTGGAGSIGSEIVRQVAQFTPSLIVVLDQAETPLYDIELEMKEKFPHIRFKFVLADVSNMNRVETLFQTYNFSMVYHAAAYKHVPLVEDNPNEAIRVNVLGSKNIALLSSRYKVNRFVMISTDKAVNPTNVMGASKRAAELFVQSLQHAEGNITKFITTRFGNVLGSNGSVIPHFKKQIEAGGPVTITHPDIVRYFMTIPEACELVLQAGTMGQGGEIFVFDMGEPVKILDLANRMIKLSGFEPNIDIKIIYTGLRPGEKLYEELLSDNAKTLPTHNEKIMISKDPAMSFEEIDNLIHLITEASIMKEKVEVVKILKLIVPEFRSNNSIYEVLDK; this is encoded by the coding sequence ATGTACAATTCTCTTAGAAAAAAAATATTTGGAGGGGATAATATTGTCAATCTCTCAGACGTAAGATATCTTCCTAGATGGATAATACTTGTAATAGATATTATTATTCTGGTTATATCTTTATTTCTTTCTACTTACATTATAGAAAAAATTACCCAAAAGGAATTTGTTTATCATGAAGATAAAAGCATTGTGTTTGCTTTTATTATTATGGTAAATACATTCTTTATGTATATATTTAAAACATATGCGGGGATTATAAGACACTCTACCTTTATAGATTTGTTTAAGCTTCTTATATCATGTTTCTGTACAATGTTTGTTGTTGCTACAATCAATGTGGCTTATTTTTGGACAACAGGTGGAAAGTTTATTCTAACTCCTTATCTTGTTTTGTACTTTGTAATCTCTTTTATGGGATTGTTTTTATTCCGATTATATGTGAAGGAATTTTTTCACATTGTAAGAGAATATAGAAGAAGTGCGTTGAAAAAAAGAATATTAGTACTTGGAATTGATGAGCAATCTATTGCTATCGCAAGAGCTATTCTTGATAATCCTAATCTACCTTATCAGGTGGTTGGCTTTTTGACCCAGAGAACTGACTCTAAAAGAGCTTCGCTTCTCGGTAAGCCTATCTATGGAAAAGAAAAGATTGAAAATAGTACTAAAGATGATCTTGTTATTGATGGAGTAATCATTGTAAAAGAAATGATGGCTAAGGATGAAATGAACTCTTGGGTTAATTTATTCTTGGAAAAAGATTTGAATGTATTCAAAGCTCCATCCGTTCAAAAATTAAGAGATAGTGATTTAGGTGGTTCAATAAGAAATCTTCAAATTGAAGATTTACTTAATAGAAAACCAATTAAAATCGAAAATGAGGAAGTTAAAAGCAGGCATTTTGGTAAGAATGTACTGGTAACAGGCGGTGCTGGCTCTATCGGAAGCGAAATTGTTCGCCAAGTTGCTCAGTTTACCCCGTCCTTAATTGTTGTTCTTGACCAGGCTGAAACTCCATTATATGACATTGAACTTGAAATGAAGGAAAAATTTCCTCATATAAGGTTTAAGTTTGTTCTGGCTGACGTATCCAATATGAATAGAGTGGAAACGTTATTTCAAACCTATAATTTTTCAATGGTGTACCATGCAGCAGCTTATAAACATGTGCCGTTGGTTGAAGATAATCCTAATGAAGCGATTCGTGTAAATGTTTTGGGATCAAAGAATATAGCACTTTTATCAAGCAGATACAAGGTGAATAGATTTGTAATGATCTCTACAGACAAAGCCGTTAATCCTACAAATGTAATGGGAGCATCAAAAAGAGCTGCCGAATTATTTGTACAATCTCTGCAACATGCCGAAGGAAATATAACAAAATTCATTACCACCAGATTTGGAAATGTTTTAGGATCAAACGGTTCGGTTATTCCTCATTTTAAAAAGCAAATTGAAGCAGGTGGCCCTGTTACTATAACCCATCCTGATATTGTTAGGTATTTTATGACAATTCCAGAAGCTTGTGAACTTGTTCTACAGGCTGGAACCATGGGGCAAGGAGGTGAAATATTTGTTTTTGATATGGGCGAACCTGTTAAGATTTTAGATTTAGCCAACAGGATGATAAAATTATCAGGATTTGAGCCTAATATTGATATAAAAATTATTTACACCGGATTGAGACCCGGAGAGAAGTTATACGAAGAGTTGCTAAGTGATAATGCAAAAACTCTTCCTACACACAATGAAAAAATTATGATCTCCAAAGATCCGGCAATGTCCTTTGAAGAAATAGATAATCTGATCCATCTCATTACAGAAGCTTCTATTATGAAAGAGAAAGTAGAGGTTGTGAAAATTTTGAAATTAATAGTTCCTGAATTTAGAAGTAATAATTCTATTTATGAGGTTCTGGATAAGTAA
- a CDS encoding polysaccharide biosynthesis/export family protein, producing the protein MKGKILAIFLALTLVSCKVNQTRPNDLNYMQNIEKVAIEASEKNSKPTIQAGDQMIILITAKDMDVVRPFNQNYSSSELVQSNTLAGGNTPNQGMVTVSGPTYIVDANGNIDFPILGKIDTSDKTLVQFKEELKQRMTKYIIDPTVNVRLVNFKVTVLGEVNRQGDYVISNGQGTILNALGLAGDLTMYGKRDDVLVVRTENGQVTHGKVNLRDANLINSPYYHLKQGDAIIVASTNTKDLTAKQNPNTGLYLTAASIAITAVAVVVSLIKK; encoded by the coding sequence ATGAAGGGAAAAATATTGGCAATATTTTTGGCATTAACACTAGTTTCCTGTAAAGTAAACCAAACTAGGCCAAATGACTTGAACTATATGCAAAATATAGAGAAAGTTGCTATAGAAGCATCAGAAAAAAATTCTAAACCTACAATACAAGCAGGTGATCAAATGATTATTTTGATCACAGCAAAAGATATGGATGTAGTAAGACCGTTTAATCAAAATTACTCATCATCAGAACTTGTACAAAGTAATACATTGGCAGGAGGAAATACACCAAACCAAGGTATGGTGACGGTCTCAGGCCCTACTTATATTGTAGATGCTAATGGTAATATAGATTTTCCAATCTTGGGAAAAATAGATACTTCAGATAAAACATTAGTTCAGTTCAAGGAAGAACTTAAACAAAGAATGACTAAATACATTATTGATCCAACAGTTAATGTTAGATTAGTAAACTTCAAAGTTACGGTTTTGGGAGAGGTAAATAGACAAGGTGATTATGTAATATCTAATGGGCAAGGGACTATTTTAAATGCATTGGGACTAGCAGGAGATCTTACGATGTATGGAAAAAGAGATGATGTTTTGGTTGTCAGAACAGAAAATGGTCAGGTTACCCATGGAAAAGTAAACTTACGAGATGCTAATTTGATCAACTCACCATACTATCATCTTAAACAAGGAGATGCAATCATAGTGGCATCTACCAATACTAAAGATCTTACAGCGAAACAAAATCCTAACACAGGACTTTACCTAACTGCAGCTTCTATTGCTATTACCGCAGTAGCAGTTGTCGTAAGTTTAATCAAGAAGTAA